One window from the genome of Motilibacter peucedani encodes:
- a CDS encoding Fur family transcriptional regulator, producing the protein MTTTADAEGLLRSAALRVTRPRVAVLQAVHERPHADTETLIEAARRDLGAVSHQAVYDVLRVLTDAGLLRRIQPSGSVARYEARVGDNHHHLVCRSCGTITDVDCSVGEAPCLHPVDDAGFSVDEAEVTYWGRCPACSTSQTGPADQTEPARQTPPAHAYEQRGNP; encoded by the coding sequence GTGACGACCACCGCCGACGCCGAGGGCCTCCTGCGCTCGGCGGCGCTGCGCGTGACCCGCCCCCGCGTCGCGGTGCTCCAGGCCGTCCACGAGCGACCGCACGCCGACACGGAGACGTTGATCGAGGCGGCGCGACGCGACCTGGGTGCCGTCTCGCACCAGGCGGTCTACGACGTGCTCCGCGTGCTCACCGACGCCGGGCTGCTGCGCCGCATCCAGCCGTCGGGCTCCGTCGCACGCTACGAGGCGCGGGTCGGCGACAACCACCACCACCTCGTGTGCCGCTCCTGCGGCACCATCACCGACGTCGACTGCTCGGTGGGCGAGGCGCCCTGCCTCCATCCCGTCGACGACGCCGGGTTCTCGGTCGACGAGGCCGAGGTGACCTACTGGGGCCGCTGCCCCGCGTGCTCCACCTCGCAGACCGGACCAGCAGACCAGACCGAGCCGGCCCGCCAGACTCCCCCAGCCCACGCGTACGAGCAGAGAGGCAACCCGTGA
- a CDS encoding ArsR/SmtB family transcription factor — translation MTGTVQDQTLDALFTALSDPTRRDIVARLSAGEATVTELAEPYSMSMQAVSQHIRVLERCGLVSRGRHRQTRPCRLEADALETAASWIEESRRTWSERMDRLEGRLAQLQEGDA, via the coding sequence GTGACCGGCACCGTGCAGGACCAGACGCTCGACGCGCTGTTCACCGCCCTGAGCGACCCGACGAGGCGCGACATCGTCGCCCGCCTCAGTGCGGGCGAGGCGACGGTGACCGAGCTCGCGGAGCCCTACTCGATGAGCATGCAGGCGGTCTCCCAGCACATTCGTGTGCTCGAGAGGTGCGGTCTGGTCAGTCGTGGTCGGCACCGGCAGACCCGCCCGTGCCGGCTCGAGGCTGACGCTCTCGAGACCGCTGCCTCGTGGATCGAGGAGAGCCGGCGCACGTGGTCCGAGCGGATGGACCGCCTGGAGGGCCGCCTGGCCCAGTTGCAGGAGGGCGACGCGTGA
- a CDS encoding SRPBCC family protein, whose protein sequence is MSDDELVYRRVLRAPRELVWRCLTDPAELAHFWGPRGMETPPDGIVVELRPGGRFETLLVGAHGTHRMVATFTDVLAPELLAWLEPGSGLHTTSTLHDLGDGSTELVIHQRHVPEAMRAPEARAGFATSLDKLEEHLTRLVREEAP, encoded by the coding sequence GTGAGCGACGACGAACTGGTCTACCGCAGGGTCTTGCGGGCGCCTCGGGAGCTGGTGTGGCGGTGCCTCACCGACCCGGCCGAGCTGGCGCACTTCTGGGGCCCTCGTGGCATGGAGACCCCTCCCGACGGCATCGTCGTGGAGCTGCGCCCCGGCGGCCGGTTCGAGACGCTGCTGGTCGGCGCCCACGGGACGCACCGCATGGTGGCGACCTTCACCGACGTGCTCGCTCCAGAGCTCCTCGCGTGGCTCGAGCCGGGAAGCGGGCTCCACACCACCAGCACGCTCCACGACCTCGGCGACGGCAGCACCGAGCTGGTCATCCACCAGCGCCACGTGCCCGAGGCGATGCGGGCGCCGGAGGCCCGCGCCGGCTTCGCGACCTCGCTCGACAAGCTCGAGGAGCACCTCACCCGCCTCGTCCGAGAGGAAGCTCCGTGA
- a CDS encoding maleylpyruvate isomerase family mycothiol-dependent enzyme, whose amino-acid sequence MTDHHALVAATCDGLADALERSVDRWDEPSLCEGWPVRAVVAHMTMAVRLTPERFGAEMAAAGGDFHRLSDTVALRDAGLPREDLLGQLRSTELHAWEPPGGGAAGALTHAVVHSLDATVPLGLPAAAPPDAVVAVLDLLTGAGGAMFGVELGGLRLEATDTAWGWGAGEVVSADSGSLVSLLAARTLPGGRALARTATG is encoded by the coding sequence GTGACCGACCACCACGCGCTCGTCGCCGCCACCTGCGACGGGCTCGCCGACGCTCTCGAGCGCTCCGTCGACCGGTGGGACGAGCCGTCGCTGTGCGAGGGCTGGCCGGTCCGGGCCGTGGTCGCGCACATGACCATGGCCGTGCGGCTGACCCCGGAGCGTTTCGGCGCCGAGATGGCCGCCGCCGGCGGGGACTTCCACCGGCTCTCCGACACCGTCGCCCTCCGCGACGCGGGCCTGCCGAGGGAGGACCTCCTCGGACAGCTGCGCTCCACCGAGCTGCACGCCTGGGAGCCACCGGGCGGCGGAGCGGCCGGGGCACTGACCCACGCCGTCGTGCACTCGCTCGACGCGACGGTCCCGCTGGGCCTGCCCGCAGCCGCGCCTCCCGACGCGGTCGTCGCCGTGCTCGACCTGCTCACCGGCGCGGGCGGCGCGATGTTCGGGGTCGAGCTCGGCGGCCTGCGGCTCGAGGCGACCGACACGGCGTGGGGCTGGGGTGCCGGCGAGGTCGTGAGTGCCGACAGCGGCTCGCTCGTGTCGCTGCTGGCGGCCCGTACGCTGCCCGGCGGCCGTGCGCTGGCGCGGACCGCGACGGGCTGA
- a CDS encoding LacI family DNA-binding transcriptional regulator → MERRPTSADVARESGVSRATVSFVINDSKPVSAQTRRRVLDAAERLGYAPHGAARSLRAGRSDLVLLYVPPLPVGAALARLIDDIAVGLGEHGLSLTTYLVPERGRHDLAALLRSVSLAAVIAIRPPDGPDGDALRHSRVPVVVVPKAGPGDEGSHDVLQQRVGRRQVEHLADRGHRRLGYAVPTHADVLSAFAVPRLEGVRSACRALGLPAPLVREVPLDVEGARLAVEEWTHEACTAVCAYNDDVAFAVLAGVHSLGVRVPEELAVVGVDDIPLAPLAMPPLTTVVVDGEGVARQIVHDVRQAIGDEPAVSDVEGEIVHLVVRAST, encoded by the coding sequence GTGGAGCGCCGACCGACCAGCGCCGACGTCGCCCGCGAGAGCGGCGTCTCGCGGGCGACGGTCAGCTTCGTGATCAACGACAGCAAGCCGGTCTCGGCCCAGACCCGCCGACGCGTCCTCGACGCGGCCGAGCGCCTCGGCTACGCGCCGCACGGCGCGGCCCGCTCCCTGCGAGCCGGCCGCAGCGACCTCGTCCTGCTCTACGTGCCGCCGCTGCCGGTCGGTGCCGCGCTGGCCCGCCTGATCGACGACATCGCCGTGGGGCTCGGCGAGCACGGGCTCAGCCTGACGACCTACCTCGTGCCCGAGCGCGGCCGCCACGACCTCGCCGCGCTGCTGCGCTCGGTGAGCCTGGCGGCGGTCATCGCGATCCGCCCACCCGACGGCCCCGACGGCGACGCGCTGCGGCACTCCAGGGTGCCCGTCGTCGTCGTCCCGAAGGCCGGGCCCGGTGACGAGGGCAGCCACGACGTGCTGCAGCAGCGGGTCGGCCGGCGCCAGGTCGAGCACCTCGCCGACCGCGGCCACCGCCGGCTCGGCTACGCGGTGCCGACCCACGCCGACGTGCTCTCGGCGTTCGCGGTGCCGCGGCTCGAGGGCGTACGCAGCGCCTGCCGCGCCCTCGGCCTCCCGGCTCCGCTGGTGCGGGAGGTGCCGCTCGACGTCGAAGGCGCACGCCTCGCGGTCGAGGAGTGGACCCACGAGGCATGCACCGCCGTCTGTGCCTACAACGACGACGTGGCGTTCGCCGTGCTGGCGGGGGTGCACTCGCTGGGGGTGCGGGTGCCGGAGGAGTTGGCGGTCGTCGGGGTCGATGACATACCTCTCGCACCACTCGCCATGCCACCACTGACCACCGTGGTGGTCGACGGCGAGGGAGTGGCACGGCAGATCGTGCACGACGTGCGCCAGGCCATCGGCGACGAGCCCGCCGTCAGCGACGTCGAGGGCGAGATCGTCCACCTGGTCGTGCGGGCCTCGACCTGA
- a CDS encoding carboxylesterase/lipase family protein, whose protein sequence is MQQSADRDHGSGRAGGGHRVRLRAALLALPVALVGLVPATAAHAAQGGVVQTDKGAVRGTTADGVESFRGIPYAAAPNGARRWKAPQPAAAWSGVRDASSFGNVCPVLPSTNGPRSETEDCLFINVQRPAGTKAGDNLPVHVFIHGGGLTNGSSNQNDEAKLVADTGVIGVSMNYRLGVFGFLATSQLTAEGGQSGNYGFLDQQAALRWVQRNIRAFGGKPYEVTIDGESAGAYSVCGHMISPESRGLFNQAMMQSTYCPSRTEAQAESASASFVSAVGCSSAADPLACLRAASPAKLLDASGGFGSTFVHGTSTFPEPTQTALAAGRFAHVPVLTGVNRDEGRTFVAGATGTKADYLTYLSRSYGARADDVYAHYPWPAQSDQFTYAYLLGALLTDNGFIGGCVQSDFVHTLAKYTRTYAYEFDNRTGPGLQQFPGYVWGAGHAAELAYIWPSFNNGTPIAPLFNAGERQLANEMTKYWGAFATNGRPRVAGQTSWPRFDKHGSTISLRPGGQSVVIDQAQFDAEHQCGFWSTFS, encoded by the coding sequence ATGCAGCAGAGTGCAGACCGAGACCACGGCAGCGGGAGGGCGGGTGGCGGCCACCGCGTACGACTGCGCGCCGCCCTCCTCGCCCTCCCCGTCGCGCTCGTCGGCCTCGTCCCCGCCACCGCAGCGCATGCGGCGCAAGGCGGCGTCGTGCAGACCGACAAGGGAGCCGTCCGCGGCACGACCGCCGACGGCGTCGAGAGCTTCCGCGGCATCCCCTACGCCGCAGCGCCCAACGGCGCGCGGCGCTGGAAGGCCCCGCAGCCGGCTGCCGCGTGGAGCGGCGTGCGCGACGCCAGCAGCTTCGGCAACGTGTGCCCGGTGCTGCCCAGCACCAACGGCCCGCGCTCGGAGACCGAGGACTGCCTCTTCATCAACGTGCAGCGCCCAGCGGGCACCAAGGCCGGCGACAACCTGCCCGTGCACGTCTTCATCCACGGCGGCGGGCTCACCAACGGCAGCTCGAACCAGAACGACGAGGCCAAGCTCGTCGCCGACACCGGCGTCATCGGCGTGTCGATGAACTACCGGCTCGGTGTCTTCGGCTTCCTCGCCACCTCGCAGCTCACCGCCGAGGGCGGGCAGTCGGGCAACTACGGCTTCCTCGACCAGCAGGCGGCGCTGCGCTGGGTGCAGCGCAACATCCGCGCGTTCGGCGGCAAGCCCTACGAGGTCACCATCGACGGGGAGTCGGCCGGCGCGTACTCCGTCTGCGGGCACATGATCTCGCCGGAGTCCCGCGGGCTGTTCAACCAGGCGATGATGCAGAGCACCTACTGCCCGAGCCGCACCGAGGCGCAGGCCGAGTCGGCCAGTGCCTCGTTCGTCAGCGCGGTCGGCTGCTCGTCGGCGGCGGACCCGCTCGCCTGCCTGCGGGCCGCGTCGCCCGCGAAGCTCCTCGACGCGAGCGGCGGCTTCGGCTCGACGTTCGTCCACGGCACCAGCACCTTCCCCGAGCCGACGCAGACGGCGCTGGCCGCCGGCCGGTTCGCGCACGTACCGGTCCTCACCGGCGTCAACCGCGACGAGGGCCGCACCTTCGTCGCCGGCGCCACGGGCACGAAGGCCGACTACCTCACCTACCTCAGCCGCAGCTACGGCGCACGGGCCGACGACGTCTACGCGCACTACCCGTGGCCGGCGCAGTCCGACCAGTTCACCTACGCGTACCTGCTGGGCGCACTGCTCACCGACAACGGCTTCATCGGCGGCTGCGTGCAGAGCGACTTCGTCCACACGCTGGCGAAGTACACCCGCACCTACGCCTACGAGTTCGACAACCGGACCGGCCCTGGCCTCCAGCAGTTCCCGGGCTACGTCTGGGGCGCCGGTCACGCGGCCGAGCTGGCCTACATCTGGCCGAGCTTCAACAACGGCACGCCCATCGCGCCGCTGTTCAACGCCGGTGAGCGCCAGCTGGCGAACGAGATGACGAAGTACTGGGGCGCGTTCGCGACCAACGGCCGCCCGCGCGTGGCCGGCCAGACCAGCTGGCCGCGCTTCGACAAGCACGGCTCGACGATCTCGCTGCGGCCCGGTGGGCAGAGCGTGGTCATCGACCAGGCGCAGTTCGACGCCGAGCACCAGTGCGGGTTCTGGAGCACTTTCTCCTAG
- a CDS encoding RHS repeat domain-containing protein, translating into MVWNAPSSIDRTPAGSTPTATWAAPGASGSRLGEQSFYGAQTFQLWDDAYATVNLSTGNFELHSSDLGVNGPGLSLNLDRFYNSQATGAGSFGTGGSLSLGRDVGLVASGSTVTFHAPSGFTATFTSNGSGGWTAPSGLNADLVHNSNGTWSLTYRKNSVKYTFTTGGYLSTVADRNGVVQTLRYWSDGRLASITDTAGRVTNITYTSGRITQETDPAGRAWTYGYDGSGNLTSVTDPSGGVTNYTWDSGKLAFIQDPRGNWSEVRYDTSGRVASFRQYKNAGDNNGNSAATFFTYTPGNGGAMTTDVKDPRANTSTFVMDSAGRVTKTTDPLGRSRYTTWTTNSDVQSAVDAMGTGSSDTAHQIAYSYATDGTNNLQSVTLPTGAAAKAQYGNVSGCSSTDTGHPYQVKCSEDDAGNQTTYSYDTPGNVATEKSPNPAGGVFTKTYTHQGVGGASCGGKVGQLCTATDGRGGVTSYAYDTDGNLVTVTPPAPLGATTYTYDSVGRVTSVTDGKGQTTTYSYDKLDHRTQTVYTSPGGSIVYVYDADGNLTTQYDSLTAASATYSYDTLNRQITKQLPGQTVTQQMGYDENGNLVDYVDETFVHVRYSYDAANELTSLAERNTCATDASTCTTFDYYANGNLKAVHYPGGVTQTTTWDNSGRATEIKATGSAGTLTDFNYAYNSVVGGSLPANDRTRVQRRRDVVGIGGPANSTTTYAYDSQARLASAVEVTSGGTTNASWTYSYDANGNRTRADVLTGGTHRIDTWAYNAADQLTTRNGSTSGWAYDANGNETLSPGSASVYNVQPRTDTHNPREQLTSLRTSTAGTGGTTVPFTYFGATNFERTGAGSTPFTNGVEGIATFTNSAGSTLAYTRMPNGTPISMRQVTAGVVTSYYYLTDNLGSVIAMTDQNGAVVAKYGYDPAGNTRTVTGAQASNNALRFTAGYRDSVTGLYKLGYRYYDPSLGRFTQPDPTGQEANAHLYGGADPVNKVDIHGAEDCLKAEVVAGVSGAAAGVAGGPLAEVSVPGGAAAGAATGLIGAGVACEVGNLYDAIFG; encoded by the coding sequence GTGGTCTGGAACGCGCCGTCGTCCATCGACCGCACGCCGGCCGGGTCGACGCCGACAGCCACGTGGGCTGCGCCCGGCGCGTCCGGCAGCCGACTGGGGGAGCAGTCGTTCTACGGGGCACAGACGTTCCAGCTGTGGGACGACGCCTACGCGACGGTGAACCTGTCAACAGGCAACTTCGAGCTCCACTCCAGTGACCTTGGCGTCAACGGTCCGGGCCTGTCGCTGAACCTCGACCGGTTCTACAACTCGCAGGCGACCGGCGCCGGCTCGTTCGGCACCGGCGGCTCGCTATCGCTCGGGCGGGACGTCGGTCTCGTCGCCAGCGGATCGACCGTCACGTTCCACGCCCCGTCGGGCTTCACCGCCACCTTCACCAGCAACGGGTCCGGCGGCTGGACCGCACCATCCGGCCTGAACGCCGACCTGGTGCACAACAGCAACGGCACCTGGTCGCTGACCTACCGCAAGAACTCAGTCAAGTACACGTTCACCACGGGTGGCTACCTGTCGACGGTCGCGGATCGCAACGGAGTCGTCCAGACGCTGCGCTACTGGAGCGACGGCCGACTCGCGAGCATCACTGACACCGCCGGCCGGGTCACCAACATCACCTACACCTCGGGCCGCATCACCCAGGAGACCGACCCCGCCGGTCGCGCCTGGACCTACGGCTACGACGGCTCCGGGAACCTGACCAGCGTCACCGACCCCTCCGGTGGCGTCACCAACTACACCTGGGACAGCGGCAAGCTGGCATTCATCCAGGACCCGCGGGGAAACTGGAGCGAGGTCCGCTACGACACCTCCGGACGGGTCGCCTCCTTCCGGCAGTACAAGAACGCCGGCGACAACAACGGGAACTCCGCCGCCACGTTTTTCACCTACACCCCGGGCAATGGCGGGGCGATGACCACTGACGTCAAGGATCCGCGAGCCAACACGTCCACCTTCGTGATGGACTCCGCCGGCCGGGTCACCAAGACCACCGACCCGCTCGGGCGCTCGCGCTACACCACCTGGACGACCAACTCCGACGTCCAGTCCGCGGTCGACGCCATGGGCACCGGCTCCAGTGACACGGCCCACCAGATCGCCTACTCCTACGCCACCGATGGCACGAACAACCTGCAGTCGGTCACCCTGCCGACCGGGGCTGCCGCCAAGGCGCAGTACGGCAACGTGTCCGGCTGCTCGAGCACCGACACCGGGCACCCGTACCAGGTCAAGTGCAGCGAAGATGACGCCGGCAACCAGACGACCTATTCCTATGACACGCCCGGCAACGTCGCGACCGAGAAGTCGCCCAACCCGGCCGGCGGGGTCTTCACCAAGACCTACACCCACCAAGGCGTCGGCGGCGCCTCATGCGGCGGCAAAGTTGGCCAGCTGTGCACCGCCACGGACGGCCGCGGTGGAGTCACCTCCTACGCCTACGACACCGACGGCAACCTGGTCACGGTCACCCCGCCCGCCCCGCTCGGCGCGACGACCTACACCTACGACAGCGTGGGCCGGGTCACCTCGGTGACCGACGGCAAGGGCCAGACGACGACGTACTCCTACGACAAGCTGGACCACCGCACCCAGACGGTGTACACCTCACCCGGCGGCAGCATCGTCTACGTCTACGACGCCGACGGCAACCTCACCACCCAGTACGACAGCCTCACCGCCGCCTCGGCGACCTACAGCTACGACACGCTCAACCGTCAGATCACGAAGCAGCTGCCCGGGCAGACCGTCACCCAGCAGATGGGCTATGACGAGAATGGCAACCTCGTCGACTACGTCGACGAGACCTTCGTCCACGTCCGCTACAGCTACGACGCCGCCAACGAGCTCACCTCGCTCGCCGAGCGCAACACCTGCGCCACCGACGCCAGCACCTGCACCACGTTCGACTACTACGCCAACGGCAACCTGAAGGCGGTGCACTACCCCGGCGGGGTCACCCAGACCACCACCTGGGACAACTCCGGCCGCGCCACCGAGATCAAGGCCACCGGTTCCGCCGGCACCCTGACCGACTTCAACTACGCCTACAACAGCGTCGTCGGCGGCAGCCTCCCGGCCAACGACCGCACGAGGGTCCAGCGCCGCAGGGACGTCGTCGGCATCGGCGGACCGGCGAACAGCACCACTACCTACGCCTACGACAGCCAGGCGCGGCTCGCCAGCGCAGTGGAGGTCACCTCCGGCGGTACGACCAACGCGTCCTGGACCTACAGCTACGACGCCAACGGCAACCGCACCCGCGCCGACGTCCTCACCGGCGGCACCCACCGGATCGACACCTGGGCCTACAACGCCGCCGACCAGCTCACCACCCGCAACGGCAGCACCAGCGGCTGGGCCTACGACGCCAACGGCAACGAGACCCTGAGCCCCGGATCAGCAAGCGTCTACAACGTCCAGCCTCGCACCGACACCCACAACCCCCGCGAGCAGCTCACCTCGCTGCGCACCTCCACCGCGGGGACCGGCGGCACCACCGTGCCGTTCACCTACTTCGGAGCCACCAACTTCGAGCGCACCGGCGCGGGGTCTACACCGTTCACCAACGGCGTCGAAGGCATCGCCACCTTCACCAACAGCGCCGGATCAACCCTGGCCTACACCCGCATGCCGAACGGCACACCGATCTCCATGCGCCAGGTGACCGCCGGTGTCGTCACCAGCTACTACTACCTCACCGACAACCTCGGTAGCGTCATCGCCATGACCGACCAGAACGGCGCGGTCGTCGCCAAGTACGGCTACGACCCTGCGGGCAACACCCGCACCGTCACCGGTGCGCAGGCGTCCAACAACGCTCTCCGCTTCACCGCGGGCTACCGCGACAGCGTCACCGGGCTGTACAAGCTCGGGTACCGCTACTACGACCCCAGCCTCGGCCGCTTTACTCAGCCAGACCCGACCGGTCAGGAGGCAAACGCCCATCTCTACGGCGGGGCGGACCCTGTCAACAAGGTAGACATCCACGGCGCCGAGGACTGCCTCAAGGCGGAAGTGGTTGCCGGAGTTTCCGGTGCGGCCGCAGGGGTAGCCGGAGGGCCACTCGCTGAGGTGAGTGTTCCAGGCGGTGCCGCCGCCGGTGCAGCGACCGGCCTCATCGGCGCTGGCGTCGCCTGCGAGGTGGGCAACCTCTACGACGCGATCTTCGGCTGA
- a CDS encoding right-handed parallel beta-helix repeat-containing protein yields MNPLRALPALSESRARVAAAAVTLPVVAVSAVAWASPASAATVVNVSTAAQLTSALANAAPGTSIVLADGTYTGQFVGAKSAPFSNPIKITGTRRAVLTTGSTSTGTALSIGGAQWRLTGFTVTKALNGIEVSHSWGTVIDKVEVGTIGQKGIRLQGNSSEAVVQRSYVHDTGLTNARYGEGIDVGSSVDNWAAVTAGKPDRTNKVRVLGNRIERTAAEGVDVKEGTIGGTISANTFLDAGVVGWNSGDSWVDLKGNGWRVVSNTGAGAQDDAMQIHSIAGLDGKQIPGSGDDNVVRGNTVTGGVPGYLIKVYKNSDNNTIGCDNVRTDDGDKGISNRKCTP; encoded by the coding sequence ATGAACCCCTTGCGCGCCCTGCCGGCGCTGTCCGAGTCCCGTGCGAGGGTGGCCGCAGCCGCGGTCACCCTCCCTGTTGTCGCCGTGAGCGCCGTCGCCTGGGCCTCGCCCGCGTCAGCTGCCACAGTCGTGAACGTCAGCACGGCGGCACAGCTGACGAGCGCGCTGGCCAACGCCGCGCCGGGCACGAGCATCGTCCTCGCGGACGGCACCTACACGGGGCAGTTCGTCGGTGCCAAGAGCGCGCCGTTCAGCAACCCGATCAAGATCACCGGCACTCGCCGTGCCGTCCTGACGACTGGATCGACCAGCACGGGCACTGCACTCTCCATCGGCGGCGCGCAGTGGCGCCTCACCGGCTTCACCGTCACGAAGGCCCTCAACGGCATCGAGGTCAGCCACTCCTGGGGCACCGTCATCGACAAGGTCGAGGTCGGCACCATCGGCCAGAAGGGCATCCGCCTCCAGGGCAACAGCAGCGAGGCCGTCGTACAGCGCAGCTACGTCCATGACACCGGGCTGACCAACGCGCGCTACGGCGAGGGGATCGACGTCGGCTCCTCCGTCGACAACTGGGCGGCCGTGACGGCCGGCAAGCCTGACCGCACCAACAAGGTACGCGTCCTGGGCAACCGCATCGAGCGCACGGCCGCGGAGGGCGTCGACGTCAAGGAAGGCACGATCGGCGGCACGATCTCTGCCAACACCTTCCTCGACGCCGGTGTCGTCGGCTGGAACTCCGGCGACTCGTGGGTCGACCTCAAGGGCAACGGCTGGCGGGTCGTCTCCAACACCGGCGCCGGCGCTCAGGACGACGCCATGCAGATCCACTCCATCGCGGGACTCGACGGCAAGCAGATCCCGGGCTCCGGCGACGACAACGTCGTACGCGGCAACACCGTCACCGGCGGCGTGCCCGGCTACCTCATCAAGGTCTACAAGAACAGCGACAACAACACCATCGGCTGCGACAACGTCCGCACCGACGACGGCGACAAGGGCATCAGCAACCGCAAGTGCACGCCCTGA
- a CDS encoding GmrSD restriction endonuclease domain-containing protein, with protein sequence MSASRRLLVPALLGALVVGGAPPASAASTPYTARDAAKHLRVGAYAAGTGFSAARFGRAWQDVDRNGCSTRDDVLRRDFGRTVRFRRTGSCVVVAGSAASFYSGRKVALSAAHPAAVVVEHVVPLEQAWRSGARSWSPAKRAAFANDPLELATADAASVRARRGRDLTSWRPASRTRACALAGRETAVLWKYGLSATAKEKALLLSLLSSCPRQSLVLAGPGVDAPARPGMATSTPVQQPAPPVVPGGPVVPSPAPTVPAVPTTVPVPQPAPVPAPTPTPTPAPAPAPTPTPEPAPPADPAPPSEPVPPPVPDPPAQPDPDSPVPQPDGSVLVSTVKALRTALAAAVPGSVIDLADGTYAGSFDAKADGTADAPITLLGGRGAVLVGTSLRSGSVLTVTGDHWHVVGLSVTGGQKGVLVDGSQGTVLEDVEVSGSGNEGVHFRGGSADGAVLDSYVHDTGLQEKKFGEGVYVGSAVTNWGKYSHGLPDRSDRVRVEGNLIARTQAEGVDIKERTTGGTVAHNAFLDAGTSDENSADSWVDVKGYAWSITDNSGSGTFADALQSHRVLGGDAPGEPSGEGNVFSRNTVSGGVPGYVVRIEKGANGVTTNRVTCDNTRTDGSAEISNVACG encoded by the coding sequence GTGTCCGCATCTCGACGCCTGCTCGTCCCCGCCCTCCTCGGCGCGCTCGTCGTCGGCGGCGCGCCGCCGGCCTCCGCCGCGAGCACCCCGTACACCGCGCGCGACGCGGCGAAGCACCTGCGGGTCGGTGCGTACGCTGCGGGCACCGGCTTCTCGGCCGCCCGCTTCGGCCGGGCGTGGCAGGACGTGGACCGCAACGGGTGCAGCACCCGCGACGACGTCCTGCGGCGCGACTTCGGCCGCACGGTGCGGTTCCGCAGGACGGGCTCGTGCGTGGTCGTAGCGGGCAGCGCGGCGAGCTTCTACAGCGGGCGGAAGGTCGCTCTGTCCGCCGCACACCCCGCAGCTGTCGTGGTCGAGCACGTCGTGCCGCTCGAGCAGGCGTGGCGCAGCGGCGCCCGCTCGTGGTCCCCGGCCAAGCGCGCCGCCTTCGCCAACGACCCGCTCGAGCTCGCGACGGCGGACGCGGCCTCGGTGCGGGCTCGCCGGGGTCGCGACCTGACGTCGTGGCGGCCGGCGTCCCGGACACGAGCGTGCGCCCTGGCTGGACGCGAGACGGCGGTGCTGTGGAAGTACGGCCTCAGCGCCACCGCGAAGGAGAAGGCACTGCTGCTCTCCCTGCTCTCGAGCTGCCCGCGGCAATCGCTGGTGCTCGCTGGTCCGGGGGTCGACGCGCCGGCGCGGCCGGGGATGGCGACGAGCACGCCGGTGCAGCAGCCGGCGCCGCCCGTGGTGCCGGGTGGGCCGGTGGTGCCGTCCCCGGCGCCCACCGTCCCTGCGGTCCCCACTACGGTCCCGGTGCCCCAGCCCGCTCCCGTGCCAGCGCCGACGCCTACGCCTACGCCTGCACCGGCGCCTGCGCCGACCCCGACGCCCGAGCCCGCGCCGCCCGCCGATCCGGCACCTCCGAGCGAGCCGGTGCCACCGCCCGTACCCGATCCGCCGGCGCAGCCGGACCCGGACTCCCCCGTGCCCCAGCCGGACGGCAGCGTGCTGGTGTCGACGGTCAAGGCGCTGCGCACGGCGCTCGCCGCAGCCGTACCCGGCTCTGTCATCGACCTCGCGGACGGCACCTACGCGGGCTCTTTCGACGCGAAGGCCGACGGCACGGCCGACGCCCCGATTACCCTGCTGGGCGGCAGGGGCGCGGTCCTCGTCGGCACGTCGCTACGCAGCGGCAGCGTGCTGACGGTCACGGGCGACCACTGGCACGTGGTCGGCCTCAGCGTCACCGGCGGGCAGAAGGGCGTGCTGGTCGACGGGTCGCAGGGGACGGTGCTCGAGGACGTCGAGGTGTCGGGCAGCGGCAACGAGGGCGTGCACTTCCGCGGCGGCTCGGCCGACGGGGCGGTCCTCGACAGCTACGTCCACGACACGGGGCTGCAGGAGAAGAAGTTCGGTGAGGGCGTCTACGTCGGGTCTGCGGTGACCAACTGGGGCAAGTACTCGCACGGGCTGCCCGACCGCTCCGACCGCGTGCGCGTCGAGGGCAACCTCATCGCCCGCACGCAGGCCGAGGGCGTCGACATCAAGGAGCGCACCACCGGAGGCACCGTCGCGCACAACGCCTTCCTCGACGCCGGCACCTCAGACGAGAACTCGGCCGACTCCTGGGTCGACGTGAAGGGCTACGCCTGGAGCATCACGGACAACTCGGGCAGCGGCACCTTCGCCGACGCCCTCCAGTCGCACCGGGTCCTGGGCGGTGACGCGCCGGGCGAGCCGTCGGGCGAGGGCAACGTGTTCTCGCGCAACACCGTCAGCGGCGGCGTGCCGGGCTACGTGGTGCGTATCGAGAAGGGCGCGAACGGCGTGACGACCAACCGCGTCACGTGCGACAACACGCGCACCGACGGGAGCGCGGAGATCTCCAACGTGGCCTGCGGCTGA